The DNA region AGCAGCTCCCGGCGGATGTCGCCGGGGTCGGTGCTGTCCATCAGGAAGCCCGTCTCGCCGTCGCGGACCACGTCGGGCACGCCCGAGACCGGCGTCGCGTAGACCGGCGTCCCGCAGGCCAGCGCTTCGAGGATCGTCGTCGGCAGCCCCTCCGTGGGTTCCGAGGGGAGGACGACCAGCCGGAGCCGGTCGAGTTCCGCGGGCACGTCGCCGTGGTCGACCCAGCCGCGCATCTCCACCCGCCCGGCCTCGATCTCGTCCGCGAGTTCGTCCTCCAGCCACTCACGGAGGTCGCCGTCACCGATGAAGGTGAAGGTCACGTCGTCGGGGAGGTCCTTCGCCGCGGCGGCGAGTTCGCGGACGTTCTTCTCCTCGTCCAGCCGGCCGAGGAAGCCGACCCGACGGCCCCGCTCCGCCAGGGGCGTGCGGACCCGGAACTCGTCGGTCCGGACGTAGCGGGCGCCGGTGGGGTACACGTCGGGGGAGTCGGGGTCGAGGTCGAGTTGCTCGGCCATCGACGGCGTGTAGGTCACGACCCCGTGGGCGGCCGCGAAGCCCGCGCGTTCGAGCGCGCGGACGAGCCCCGCGAGCGTCCGCGCGACCGGCGAGGGCAGCGACTCCTCCCAGGCGATGCGGAGCGTCAGCGGCACGTCCCCCCGGGGTTCGACGAGGACCGTCTTCCCGACGGCGCGAGCGAACAGGATCGGCAGGAGGTACGACGTGGCGCCGTAGAACAGGACGACCCCCTCGTCGCGGCCGGCGAGGACGCGGCACATCCGGAGCTGGTTCAGGAGGAAGCGGACGGCCGCCACCGCGACCGAGTCGCCGGCGCCCTTCCGCGTGAGTTCCACGAGTTCGTGGCGGTCGCGGATCTCCGAGTCGGCGGGCAGGTCCGCGGTGACGAGCGCGACGCCGGTCACCGCCGAGAGGATGTCCAGCAGGCTCCGCGTGGCGTTCTCGCCGGCCGCCGCCAGCGGGTGCGTGACGACGCACACGTCGGGCAGATCCGCCATTACTGGTGGAGTGGCCCCGGCGAACGCTTAACGCTGATCATCCCCGTCGGAGGTCACCGCTCCCCGCCGGATATCTCCGCTCGCCGGCTGTTCCCGATCGCAAGTCACCGCCACTTGAGTATCCCGTAGAGGTAGCCCAGGCCGACGACCCCCGTCAGCAGGACGAGCCAGACGAGCTGTTTCGCGGCGGTCGCGTCGGGGTCGCGGAGCAGGCCCGCGAGCCGGCCCGGGACGTACTCCCCGAGGATCTTCCCGAGGAAGTCGCCCTCCTCCTCGGCCGACCCGGAGACGAACTGCTGCATGCCGCGCTTGGAGTAGCCCTGCCAGAACGCCCGGTCCAGCAGCCACTTCGGCTCGGTGCGGTAGGCGTACACCTTGTGGCCCACTTCGGCGTCGGGGACGTACCGGACGCCCTGGCCGTACTCCGCCTGCAGCCGGGCGCAGACCTCCGTCTCGCCGCCCTGGAGGTTCTTGTCGCCCTTGCGGCCGCCGATCTCGTCGTCGAACCCGCCCAGGTCGAGGAACACCTCGCGGCGGAAGGAGAGGTTCGAGCCGTTGGTGTTGCGGACCTCGGCGGGGGTGTCCCG from Halosimplex halophilum includes:
- a CDS encoding glycosyltransferase — translated: MADLPDVCVVTHPLAAAGENATRSLLDILSAVTGVALVTADLPADSEIRDRHELVELTRKGAGDSVAVAAVRFLLNQLRMCRVLAGRDEGVVLFYGATSYLLPILFARAVGKTVLVEPRGDVPLTLRIAWEESLPSPVARTLAGLVRALERAGFAAAHGVVTYTPSMAEQLDLDPDSPDVYPTGARYVRTDEFRVRTPLAERGRRVGFLGRLDEEKNVRELAAAAKDLPDDVTFTFIGDGDLREWLEDELADEIEAGRVEMRGWVDHGDVPAELDRLRLVVLPSEPTEGLPTTILEALACGTPVYATPVSGVPDVVRDGETGFLMDSTDPGDIRRELLAVLDREDLPAISRNGRELIESEYSFEAAQERYREILQRAVRRRNR
- the aglG gene encoding glucosyl-dolichyl phosphate glucuronosyltransferase, with product MRVSVVLCEHTMDRYDAVTEAARSVLDQTYEDVELVFVSDGNPEVYERFEADFGDRGNVVTLCNDANRGLLVSRNNGARAATGDVVAFLDDDAVAHPEWIERLVDAYEAHDALAVGGRMAPIWVDGPVDFLPAEFYFLIGATYRGFGEGRDTPAEVRNTNGSNLSFRREVFLDLGGFDDEIGGRKGDKNLQGGETEVCARLQAEYGQGVRYVPDAEVGHKVYAYRTEPKWLLDRAFWQGYSKRGMQQFVSGSAEEEGDFLGKILGEYVPGRLAGLLRDPDATAAKQLVWLVLLTGVVGLGYLYGILKWR